GGCAAAAGCGGGGAAGGAGGTGAAGGTGAGTGGCGCCCGTTTGGTCCAGCAACCACCGTTAGCCTTGCTTAAGCCCTCGCCTACAGTGTTGACCCGGTAGGTGTAGGCGCTTCCAGCGCAGGCGCTGGTGTCGCTGAAGGTGTTTTGATTGATGCCGACAACGCCCACTGAGGTAAAGGCGCCGGAACATGAGGCAGGGTCGTTGTTGCAGCAGGCAGCCAAGTCTCCCTCGCATCGTTCGGCGACCGAGGCGGTCTCGGTATGGGTGGTGTCGCTCCAGGCCAGATCTGCCGTTGTGGTATTAACCGGGGTGGCGGTGAGGGTTCCGGCATTGAGACTGGTTGTGGCACAGACCGGTCCTGCGGCAAGGGTTTCCCAACCGCAAGAGGCGGTTTTATAGGCACTGACCCGGTAGCAGTATTCGGTGCTGGGCAGGAGTTCATTGTCGTTGTAGCTTGTGGTTCCCGGAGGCAGATCAAGGTTAACGCAGGTCGCACCAGCGCAGCGCTCAAGCTTGACTTTGGTTTCATCAGCTGTGGTGAAATTCCAGGTCACCGCGACCTCTACTTCAGAAATCCTATTGACGCTGAGATTTGATGGGGTTGCCGGGGGATTGGCTGTGGTGAGTACTTTCTCGGCATAGGCAGTCTGGCCCCAGGATCCTGCGGCCCAAACCTGGTAGGTGTAGGTCTGACCAGCACACAGGGTGACGTCACTAAAGGTCTGACTGTTTGGTGGGAGAGGACTTAGCACAGGTGATCCGCAATTGCCGTTTGATCCTTCGCAGCGGCTGACGACATACCCGGTTTCAGAACCGTTGTTGTCCTGCCAGCTTAAAGCAGCGCTTGTCGAAGTGGAGCTGGAGACGATCAAGTTGGTTGGCGCAGGCGGAGCGGGTGTTGAGATACTGGCCGTGGTTTCTTTGTTCCAGCTGCATCCAGCCGCCTTCATTCCAATTACCCGGTAGTAATAGGTTTTGCTGTGCAGGACAGAGGTGTCGCTATACAAGTACTGGGTTCTTTCCTGGTAGCTATTGTGGGATGTCACTTCGCTTTCGGTCAATGGGCGAGCATAGACCAGAACTTCATCGATTTTTCCTGGGAAATGGTAGGATTGCGATGTTGTGCTGGCATTACGTCCAATGGTGAAGGGGTTACTTGATAAGTCGTAATCAATTTCAGTAATGGTAACAACACTCCCATTCTTATAGAATTTGATCCCGGACTGGGGGTTAAAGATTGCGGTAATATGTTGCCAGGTGTTCAAGTCAACGGTGAGGCCGGTGTCTTGTTGGCTCAGGCCGGTATTGACATACCATTTGCCGTTTTGGACGATGACCCCCCAGTCGTAGCCGCCGTTTTCGGTGGAAAGAACGCTGCGGGGATTGTTGTCGGTGTTGGTCGGATAGACCCAAGCTTCCAGCGTAACGCCGGGTGAATTTTGAGCCTGGTTGATGGTGAGTGCTGTGCTGATATAGTTGGTGGTGCCGTTGAAGGAGCCGGCCCGTCCGAAACGGCCATCAGTCACGGTCGTTGCGCCGTTATAACTGCGGCCATGTTTGCTGTTTCCTGACACATCCAGGACTTCATTAACAGCGCCAGTCCATGCTGCTTCATCCATCCGATACTGGAGCTGAGCGCCACTGACAGTGCCGGGGAAGGTGTCGATCACCGAAAATTGTTCTGGTTGATCACAGAGCGTGACTCCGGATTGGAACGCGCACCTTGACAGTTGGTAAGAGTCTTCATCCTGGTTGACATCGTTCCAGGACACGCCTATCTCAGATTCGGAGACGGCATTTAAGGAGAGAGTTACGGCGTTTGCTGTAGTCGTTGCTCTGGTGACTGCGGGAGTGAATGCGGTCTCCCAAATCCATGGGGCTGAAACTCCATTAACGGCTTTGACGCGGTAGCGGTAGGATAGCCCCTGGCAGACCGAAGTGTCACTGTATGATGTAACACCAGCCCCGGTTTGGAAGGTGTCAACGGTAGAAAAATCACAGCTGGCACCTACGCATCGTTCGATCAAGAATCCGGACTCAGATGAGGTGTTAGCGCGCCATGTCAGGGCAAGCTCTGTAGAGTTTTTTAGGGTTACAGCAAAATTGTCCGGGGCGACGGGTGCGGCCGGTGTGGTTGTTGTTACCAATGCAGGAGTAGAACTCGGACTCCAATCTCCGCAGACGGTGTTGATAAAGGAGGACACACGGTAGGTGTAGGTGCTGCCAGAGCTGATTCCATTGGCATCGGTCATGGGGATAGGGGTAGTGTTGTTATAGTGTTGGCTTACTTCCGTACCGCTGAAGACTCTGGAGAAGACCGCAACTTCATCTATTTTACCAGTGAAGTAGTTGCCTGTGATCGGATCACGACCCAAGGTGACTGGTCCGGTACTGACATCGGATTCCATTGAGGTGACGGTGTTGCCTTGCTTCACCCCGTTGATATACAACATTACGCCAACATTCGGGTCAAAGACTACGGCTATATGCTGCCAGGTGTTTAATGTGGCATTTGCTATCCAATAGGTGCTGTAACCGGTATCGACATACCAGGCTGTACCGTAAAGGCTTAATCCCCAGTCATAGCCACCGTTATTGGTACTGAATACATATTTATAGCGGGAACTGTTCTCAGTGGGGTTGACCCAGGCCATGAAGGTCGCGCCGGGAGTGGAATTTGACTGATTAATGATTAAGTTGGTGTCAATATAATCGTTGATCCCGTCGAAGTTGGCAGTGCCATAGCTGTTACTGGCGCCGGGGGAATCAAGAATAACACCATTTTTAGTTGTGCCGTGGTTGTTTTTTCCTGAACTGTCGATCATCTCATTTGCTGTTCCGTTCCAAGAGGATTCATCCATCCGCCAGAGGGCCTGGATGGCAGGATCAAGGACGGAAAGGGGCGAACCGGTAATTGCTGTGAAATTGTTGCTGGCGATACAGGCTGCTTGGGCTCCAGCGCAACGTTCAATGATGAAACCATCTCGGGTAGCGCTGGCATAGGTCCAACTCAGTTTAACGTTGCTCTCTGTTGCTTGGGAGATCGCAAGCCCGGTTGGGGCAGGACCTGCCACGCTCGTTACCTGTGCCACGCTGCTTGCTGGGGATTGTCCCCACGGTCCAAGGGCTCTAATTTGATAGCGGATAATCCCGTCGCTGCCATAGCAGGCGGTGCTGTCAGTAAATTTGACAGTTGATGCCCCCAGGGAACTGGTGACGACGGCAAAGCCTGTGCACCCGGAACCATTGCAGCGTTCCACTTGGAATCCGGTATGGGTGGTCGTTTGTGGTGTCCACGTCAGAGAGACTACTCCCGGTTTGATCAGGGTAGCGGTTACTGGTTGCGGCGCAAGAGGTGTGGTGGTGACAGCAATGATGTTGGATGCTAAGGAAAGATCAGTTCCACAATCAGTTTGTTTACGTGATGTAATCCGGTACTGATACTCCAGGTTGGCGGTGATAGAGGAATCTGTAAACCATTTTTGCCCGGTGGTTTCGGGGAAGATGCCACTGGTGTAAAGTTTTTGCACCTCGATTGCGCTGAGCGCTCGGTCGTAGACTGCGATTTCGTCAACTAGACCGTCAAAAAAGTTTTGGTTGAGTATTCCTTGGCGGCCAATAGTGAAGTTGGCGCTGGTGCTATGGCTAGCAAGATAATTGATGAAGACTTCGACACCATTTTTGTAAAAACGAACTCCTGAGCCGGGGGCAAAGACTACGGTTACATGTTGCCATTGTCCGCTGGTAGCCGCTACGCCGGTTGATCGCACGGCTTCACCAGTGGTTACGGACCAGGTGCCGGCGTCGCGGAGAAGGCCCCAGCTGTTGCGGAGTGCCCCTGCTGTGCCATCCTCGGTGGAGAACAGAAAATGTTGGCCGCCAGAGGTAGAGGTTGGTTTGACCCAAGCCATCATCGTTACTCCAGCCGACTGGGCGGACTGATCTATTACCAGTGGCGAGGTGAGATATTGGTTGGATCCGTTTAGTGACCCGCTCCTTCCGCTATAGGCATCGGCTGAGGTGGTGGCCCCGGCAAAAGCAGTTGCTGATTTTCCTTTGCCTGAGTAGTCGAGAATTTGACCGGTCGTTCCATTCCAGGCTGCCTCCTCCATTTTCAGGAACAGGGCGTTGCTCAAAACTGAACTGACCGCTCCAATTTCGGCGAAATTGGAGCAGCCTGACCCTTGGCAGCGCTCAATCATGAAATCTGATTCGTCTACGGTGTTGTCGGTCCATAAGAGATCAACCTTGGCCTCAGCAACTCGGGTTGCGCTCAGATTTGAAGGGGCTATCAATTCGGGTACGCTTAGAGTGCCGGTTTGGCCGTCAAATCCGCTGTTCCAGGCATTGATCTTATATGCCTGGACTCGGTAACGGAAATCCTTGCCATTGCCACTGTCGCAAGCGGAGGTGTCGACAAGACAGGTCGCGATGGCTTCAGGATCGAGTTCAGCAGGGGCAAAGAGGGTGGTAAATTGGGAGAAATCACAGCTGGCGCCCGAGCAGCGTTGAACGGCAAAACCATCTTCTGAGCCGCTGTTGTCGTGCCAGCAGAGTTGGATCTCGGAGGTGTTTTTAATGGTGGCTATCAGGTTGTTCGGTGGCACTGGAGTGGAGGTGGTAACTTGTCGATCGATGACCCGTGACACTTCACTGGTGGCTAGACGGTAGGTCTGCACCCCGTAACAATAAATTGAGCCGATGTTCAAGCCGTGATCGATGAATGTCGTTGTTCCTTGATTTGATGTGTGAATCAGGCTCGACGGGTCAAAGCTGGTGCTGCCGACGGTACAGGCGCCAGTTTTACGGTATATCTTATAGCCACTGGCGGTAGGGTCATTTTCGGTCCAGGTCAAATCCGCTGATGTATTGTGAGGGGTAACCGAAAGTGGTGATGGGGCCTGTAGTTCCTGACCGTTAAAACGGAAAGCTACAAAATCAAAATCATCAGTGGCCAGTGGTCCGGTGGAGGAGTACCCTGAGATGTAGAATTCCCCTAAACGGTTGATAGTGATGGCGGTGGCAAAATCATCAAAACCGCTGTCATGTTTGGTTGAGCCGATCAGGTTGCCCAAATGATCGTATTTTACGGCAATTACGTCGGTGTCAATGTTGTCGTTGGTTTCTCCGACGAGACAGATCTCTCCGGAAGGCGACATGGCCATGGCGGTGAGCAGTTCATCGTGGGTGACCAAGTCGAGGGTCTTTTGCCAGCGCATGGTTCCGTCTGCTGCATATCGCAGGAGATGGAAATCCTGGCTTCCAGAAATCGAGGTAACGGTTGCTGCCACTACGATGTCTCCATCGTTGGGGTCAATGGCAATGGCTTTGGCCTCGTCATAGCCGTTGCCGCCTCCGTTGACAACTTTGCCCGAGCCCCACTGCGAAATGCCGGTCGGGCTAAACTTATTGACATAGATGTCAAGGTTGCCGCCGCTATTTTTGACATAGCCTGCCACAAAGATCGAGTTGTCAGGCGCCACTGCCACGGCGTTGATTCCGTCGATGCCATAACCGGAGTCATGGATATAGGGCCAACCGGATATCACGGCGCCATCGCTGCCACGATAGAGGCTGATGAAAATGTCAGAGTCGCCAGTGGCCCGCTCGCTGGTGCCGACCACGACGATATTGCCTGCTGGAGTAAAGGCAGTTTTTGTCGGGTAGTCATTGAAGCTGCGGTTGAATGGGGTAATCGACCAAACTACTTGGCTTGCTGCATCATAGTTGGGCTTGTACTTGATCAAGTAGATATCGTCATTGCCGGCAGCGTTTTTGCCATAGCCGGTAACCACCGAAAAGTCAGAACCATCGGCTGCTGTTGCCACAGCGGCAGCACGGTCGTCGCCGTTGCCAGGTCCGCTGTACTGCGAGGTCCATAACGGGTCGCCG
The window above is part of the Desulfobulbaceae bacterium genome. Proteins encoded here:
- a CDS encoding DUF2341 domain-containing protein, which codes for GDPLWTSQYSGPGNGDDRAAAVATAADGSDFSVVTGYGKNAAGNDDIYLIKYKPNYDAASQVVWSITPFNRSFNDYPTKTAFTPAGNIVVVGTSERATGDSDIFISLYRGSDGAVISGWPYIHDSGYGIDGINAVAVAPDNSIFVAGYVKNSGGNLDIYVNKFSPTGISQWGSGKVVNGGGNGYDEAKAIAIDPNDGDIVVAATVTSISGSQDFHLLRYAADGTMRWQKTLDLVTHDELLTAMAMSPSGEICLVGETNDNIDTDVIAVKYDHLGNLIGSTKHDSGFDDFATAITINRLGEFYISGYSSTGPLATDDFDFVAFRFNGQELQAPSPLSVTPHNTSADLTWTENDPTASGYKIYRKTGACTVGSTSFDPSSLIHTSNQGTTTFIDHGLNIGSIYCYGVQTYRLATSEVSRVIDRQVTTSTPVPPNNLIATIKNTSEIQLCWHDNSGSEDGFAVQRCSGASCDFSQFTTLFAPAELDPEAIATCLVDTSACDSGNGKDFRYRVQAYKINAWNSGFDGQTGTLSVPELIAPSNLSATRVAEAKVDLLWTDNTVDESDFMIERCQGSGCSNFAEIGAVSSVLSNALFLKMEEAAWNGTTGQILDYSGKGKSATAFAGATTSADAYSGRSGSLNGSNQYLTSPLVIDQSAQSAGVTMMAWVKPTSTSGGQHFLFSTEDGTAGALRNSWGLLRDAGTWSVTTGEAVRSTGVAATSGQWQHVTVVFAPGSGVRFYKNGVEVFINYLASHSTSANFTIGRQGILNQNFFDGLVDEIAVYDRALSAIEVQKLYTSGIFPETTGQKWFTDSSITANLEYQYRITSRKQTDCGTDLSLASNIIAVTTTPLAPQPVTATLIKPGVVSLTWTPQTTTHTGFQVERCNGSGCTGFAVVTSSLGASTVKFTDSTACYGSDGIIRYQIRALGPWGQSPASSVAQVTSVAGPAPTGLAISQATESNVKLSWTYASATRDGFIIERCAGAQAACIASNNFTAITGSPLSVLDPAIQALWRMDESSWNGTANEMIDSSGKNNHGTTKNGVILDSPGASNSYGTANFDGINDYIDTNLIINQSNSTPGATFMAWVNPTENSSRYKYVFSTNNGGYDWGLSLYGTAWYVDTGYSTYWIANATLNTWQHIAVVFDPNVGVMLYINGVKQGNTVTSMESDVSTGPVTLGRDPITGNYFTGKIDEVAVFSRVFSGTEVSQHYNNTTPIPMTDANGISSGSTYTYRVSSFINTVCGDWSPSSTPALVTTTTPAAPVAPDNFAVTLKNSTELALTWRANTSSESGFLIERCVGASCDFSTVDTFQTGAGVTSYSDTSVCQGLSYRYRVKAVNGVSAPWIWETAFTPAVTRATTTANAVTLSLNAVSESEIGVSWNDVNQDEDSYQLSRCAFQSGVTLCDQPEQFSVIDTFPGTVSGAQLQYRMDEAAWTGAVNEVLDVSGNSKHGRSYNGATTVTDGRFGRAGSFNGTTNYISTALTINQAQNSPGVTLEAWVYPTNTDNNPRSVLSTENGGYDWGVIVQNGKWYVNTGLSQQDTGLTVDLNTWQHITAIFNPQSGIKFYKNGSVVTITEIDYDLSSNPFTIGRNASTTSQSYHFPGKIDEVLVYARPLTESEVTSHNSYQERTQYLYSDTSVLHSKTYYYRVIGMKAAGCSWNKETTASISTPAPPAPTNLIVSSSTSTSAALSWQDNNGSETGYVVSRCEGSNGNCGSPVLSPLPPNSQTFSDVTLCAGQTYTYQVWAAGSWGQTAYAEKVLTTANPPATPSNLSVNRISEVEVAVTWNFTTADETKVKLERCAGATCVNLDLPPGTTSYNDNELLPSTEYCYRVSAYKTASCGWETLAAGPVCATTSLNAGTLTATPVNTTTADLAWSDTTHTETASVAERCEGDLAACCNNDPASCSGAFTSVGVVGINQNTFSDTSACAGSAYTYRVNTVGEGLSKANGGCWTKRAPLTFTSFPAFAGVEMTIAYQSGMQADFTDIRFYDNTAHRELQYWIKQKTNSTSATVWLMTGANPAIYLYYGNPSASSVSGTDAIFTEIYDEFQGTTINPSKWTVINPASNKISQNNGLKFVYKNTSQDAAVFSSKTFERAAGNELFIDFTVGADTTIANESIMLGWEGNQVATPTWSGNAIHLLNLTSSDNHFIQYVYESPSSSVAFTKLLYNDLTRYQMKIVLNANSGASYYFRGGEYPAWRLLTNTTTVRANDDFMRIGFFQTSHNLTIHQVTVKHASAQRGANVNFAAAEGNGVACLSLSHTWVGVPSLAAQAQMSPAAAPTTLTATVTTGIVTLNWTPGTGDETEFRIERDCGSGFSQIGISSGDTASFQDTTMPNSTSCSYQIRGHKETPCPWTSAPSSSIPVLAPPAGPTVSATAENSFQIRLNWNDADDEEGYEIETQVFNGTWMPVATVPANQLIHTDNHGVNPGTQYTYRVRAIRSNGNSSWGQASATTPNYTPGASTCPLP